Proteins found in one Magnolia sinica isolate HGM2019 chromosome 5, MsV1, whole genome shotgun sequence genomic segment:
- the LOC131246866 gene encoding signal peptidase complex subunit 1-like isoform X2: MDWQGQKLSELLMQIMLVTFAVVAFVVGYSIGSFQTMLLIYASGVILTTLVTVPNWPWFNRHPLNWLDPIEAERNPKPQPLASKKKPSSKHHQK; encoded by the coding sequence ATGGATTGGCAAGGGCAGAAGCTATCAGAGTTGTTGATGCAGATCATGCTCGTCACCTTTGCTGTAGTCGCATTTGTTGTGGGCTACTCCATTGGTTCTTTCCAGACCATGCTACTAATCTATGCCAGTGGTGTCATTCTGACAACACTGGTCACCGTTCCCAACTGGCCATGGTTCAATCGTCATCCACTGAATTGGTTGGACCCCATTGAAGCAGAACGGAATCCAAAGCCTCAGCCATTGGCTTCGAAGAAGAAACCATCTTCTAAGCATCATCAGAAGTAG
- the LOC131246866 gene encoding signal peptidase complex subunit 1-like isoform X1 produces MMDWQGQKLSELLMQIMLVTFAVVAFVVGYSIGSFQTMLLIYASGVILTTLVTVPNWPWFNRHPLNWLDPIEAERNPKPQPLASKKKPSSKHHQK; encoded by the exons ATG ATGGATTGGCAAGGGCAGAAGCTATCAGAGTTGTTGATGCAGATCATGCTCGTCACCTTTGCTGTAGTCGCATTTGTTGTGGGCTACTCCATTGGTTCTTTCCAGACCATGCTACTAATCTATGCCAGTGGTGTCATTCTGACAACACTGGTCACCGTTCCCAACTGGCCATGGTTCAATCGTCATCCACTGAATTGGTTGGACCCCATTGAAGCAGAACGGAATCCAAAGCCTCAGCCATTGGCTTCGAAGAAGAAACCATCTTCTAAGCATCATCAGAAGTAG